TCAAGGCACAGCTAATTTGAGCAGTTTTTTGGCAGTTTAATCTGAACAATGCATCAGAATTTGGAAAGTGATCGTgcattttgtaaaaatgttgatttgaaACCTAACTAATAACTATAGCCTTGGAAAAAAATCCAGTGAAGTGAAATGTATATAATTTCCCTTCGACCTGTAGTGGGATTTAAGcattaagtaaaataaaatctaaatatattagAGCAAAAGTACTtgaaaattgtacttaagtacagtactttcCACTAGTGGAAAAGTCAAAAGCTTGTAAAGTACTCTACCATCAAGTAGAACTTACTTTTCTGGGCACTGTCATTGTGATGGGCTCACACTTTTTGTCAAGGAGCTTGTATAACCTAAgatgagacagagcagagagaaatcATCTTCAGAGCTGCATGATGTTTGTGAGTTTTACACACATGAGAAAGTGGTATTTGGGAGATTTGCACTGATATTACTTAGTTTGAGGAACAGTCAGTATCTTACCTGGCGATCTCACATTTGCTGACGTCCACACCTCTCTTGGGCATGAAGCCCATTCCTCTCTGGGGCTCCTTACTGCTGAAGGTGTTGAGGTAGTGGACGTACGGTGGCTCCTCTGTGATCTCAAAGTAACGGACACTGCTGTCTCCctacacacaccaaacacagacaacacatatgtaaaacatgtcaaaaacaaagacaaaaggctACATACAGAGATACAGTGGATCTTCACTCATTTCTGTAACTATTAtacaaaacatcaacatttaacTGTCCTATACCTTTCCACAGAGGTAGACCATATTTGCGTCTGCATCATAGTATGGTAACAACACTCCATTACTTGTGTCCAACTCCAACAGTGCAATAGGCTCCTCGAAATTTGTCTGTGGGGAGTAAAAACAATGAAGAAAgaatacattttgttgtgtagatgcatgtacagtaaatgtacatAGATTCCAGCACTTTTTGATAATGCATGAACAGTATGTGAAATTTGCTTGTTAGTTACCGGGTCCCAGAGTCCAAGCTCTCTCTGGCTCATCCTGGTGAACCCTGTGGTGAAGATGTTTCCGTCTCTGGTGAAGATGGCTCTCATTGGCCGGATCCCCTCGTGTGGAGCCAGACGTTCCTGTTGATCAGCAGAGGACAGACGTTACTTTGAAAAGAAATCATTGCTGTCCTCCATTTTTTAATTCCATGTTCTCCTTTTTAAcctttttagtttttctgtgatgttttatgtcttactgtgtcaaaaaaaatctaacatttCTCCACCTAATGGTACAGTACACTGCTGCCAGACTTCAATGTATTAGCTAATTGTTTATGCGAACTCCAGTGTCAGTGGCAGTAAGTGTTGCATCGGCACTCTGGCACTGATTTTAAGTTTGTGCTTTCAATCAGTtttgaaaatacagataaaacaaaattaaatatgttaatTTCTCAGCTATAGAGGTCATAGTAGGTGGCTGTTTCCctttttgctaagctaagctaaccagcctCTTACTATGGATGCATATTTACCAGACAGATATGAGGAAACtatagagttttttttttcatctaactcACCCTcacaaagcaaagaaacaaTATCAAACTAATACTTTAATGGATCCTTTTCAGTATCAGCAGAATTTTTTCCTCTGGCCTCATAATAACTCCTAACATTTTGTTAAAGAGCTCAGATAGTGGGGTtacagtgagtgaatgaattGTACTGCAGGTGTATTTTCTCCTCACCGCAACCACCTCCCTCTTGCGGGGGTCGCAGACACGCAGACGTCGGTCCTTACAGGTGGTGCAGAACAAGCTGCCGTTTCGGTTCCAGCTGATGCTGTAGATGAGGTCTGGGTGGTCGTCCATGGAGATGAGGGGCTCACCTGTCCCCACGTTCCAGATGATTATCAGGTTATCACTGCCTGGGGGAGGAAGATGGGGTCAAATTGTTTAAAAGATTGACGTCTGTTCTGTTCTCATTTGCATGTCACCATCACATGAGGTCCAAAGAAGAAGATCACATGGATTTCAAGAAAACTCAAGAGACATCGGAGCGAGTGTTTGTGggtatgtatttgtgtatatatCCTACCCGCAGTGAGGAGTATGTTGCGTGCGGTGGGATGCCAGGTGACGATGCCCACGCGTTTGGAGTGTCCTTCCAGGACCACAATGGGGTCGGAGAGGGGGCGGGTTAGTGCGTGATCTGGGATCTGCCACACCTGGAGAGGAGGGATGAAGGTATGAACTTGTGTATTTGCTGCAGCACAGCCAGCACTGTGCATCCTATAATCTACATAGTGAGTGAAAAATGATGCTTTAAGTACAAACTAAAATACCTGTCTAGACCCACTTTCAGTTTGTAAAAACCCAAATGATCTGTTCATGTTAGAGAGTTTGAAACTAAAAGGCAAAGTGTAAATAAAGTTACTTAATTTCATATGAGATAAATGAGATGTAAATAATCACATGAACAGATCCATTCAGCTTTTGCTTGCACCTCAGGAGGGAGATGTCTGCATCAAATCAAACTTCtaaaagaataaaggaaaacGTGCTTCAAGTATTATACACAAATTAATAATAGGTCTATCTGTTGAAACAAGAAGGCTAATACTTTCATATAAAAACctggattttaaaaagtatactgacacaaacagctgaGTTGAACAGGTGTTACTTTCTGCACTTCATTGCTGTGTGAATTCCTTTTGGAAAACACAGGTTGGTgcagcaacaaaacaagcaaccaaaccagcacacaaaaacatattccTCATTAATGTCACAATAACAGACagttacacagttacacaacacAGCAGGTGATCAGTTGATCCACATATGCTCAAGAGGACACACAGCTCTGTTCCCATTGCTCTGCACTcattctcactcacacacacgtgtaAACTGTGAGCTGAAGAGAATGACATCATAGCCATGGCCTTTCTGTAGCTCCATAGCGGTAGCACTGCCAAGACTAGACAGCTGCAACTGTCTGTCTATGTGCTGGACATAAacaaagcatacacacacacacacacacacacacacacagctctcaaACAGCATCCCAGCAGCTGCTGCCATGGAAGAAGCAGCGATTCAATCATTAGATCGCACAAAGATTCCTGCGATGTTGTCATGAACAAGTGTGATCAAATCTGTCCTTAGTGACAACTGTGCTgatgcacagacacatgttAAGTCAACAGACACGTTGTTctgacacaaacaacaaaatgtcataattGACACATGCCGACATACTTGGCATACTGCACATGTGtggacacatacatacacgcacagGACAAAGAAAAGTGGTTTGACTTAGGGAGCATATTATCTTTTCGAACTCAAGTGTAAAGGattttttccttgccactgtcatcATGTGCTTGCTCTTGCTTCTCTGTCAATAGTATTGTAAAGAGTACAGtgtagacctgctctacatgaaaaatGCCCTGAGACAACTTCTGTTACAATCTGatgctataaaaataaaactgactttatctatcaaactgaaaatgtatgCTGATGGAACATTGGGTTTTATTATTGAGTAAACATTTTATCAGCTTTtgtaacataacataacacaaTAGAACATATTATTTATGTTACATTTCCCACTCACTACAGCTTTTCTTGCTCCCATTACGAGAGAAGTATCTAGATGACAACTGAAACAGTGCTGTAGTAGATTAATTAGTCTAGCAACACGATTACTAATCAGCatctattttgataatcaattaatcattaattgatcatttttaagTCTGTGACGAGcactttttgccatttttggacattttatagAACAACTATAATCTTCAGAgtgatcaataatgaaaataactgttagctGCAACTCAAATCTAGATCACAAAAAATTACCCTTGTTGTTAGTGAGCCGCATCACAGTTATGTGACagatgtgtttgtatttgtgtcagTGGGGCAGCTCATCACTCAGACTCATCTCAGATACTAAACCTGGTTCTTGCGTCTGCTTTCGGAGCTTGAGTTCATGTCGTAACTCTTAAActtatgtatatattttcacTCAGAACAAGGATTGTGCAACTTTAGGAACAGATCTCTTATTGGCTCATATTACCAGAACAGAACAAATCTCATTGCTTATATGGGCTCCTGAATATCATTTTAAGACAGACAAAATGTGAACCTATCCCTTAAACACATATTATCAAGTAAAATTAAGTGTGTACAGGGACAGGCAGGATTTaagaacataaacaaaaaatatagaaatgaaAGGGGAATCATAAAAATCCAAGCCATTATAATCGGATTCTCAATCTGTTAACTTCATAATTCTTACTAGAATTTATTTGCCTTTGTATGTGACAGGTTTCCTTCAAGGCCTGTCAGCGACCCCTGCTGCCTGATCTCAGACATCAACTTCAGGGCCACAGACGCCTGCACTGCGTCCCAACCAGGCTTTCTGAGCTCCTGTTGTCTGATGGTGATTATTTAATCTGTTCTCCTCCACATCCTGTGTTTAACATATCCCGCATGATCAGCCTCCAGGTCTGCCTGTCATGATGCTTCCTGGTCTGATTCCTGGTCTGACAAAACGTTTAAAGTAGGCACaacaaaatatcattaaataGAGAGTCTGAGGGAAATgtcatactgtaaatactgtaacaacacactgacaaattattactgtttttgtcacacAGACAGGGACAGGAGAGCGACAGGCTTGGCAGGctggctgcagacagacagacagtagaTTCTGACCAAGCTGTTAAGGACAAAATATGACAAGCAGgctgatgaagagacagagatgaggcAGAACAGGTGGGTGGACAGATAGAAAGGTAGATCCAGCAATGTCTTGACTGACTCAGTTCCCTTATTGTTCATTAAATGGGCTGGCGGACGTGACAAACTCAGGCTGTGACGAACCCCATGACTGCTATCTGAGTCACTCAACAACAAACTCCTCCACATGCATTTGCAACTTCTCTCTCCCACTCAGaactttttttccacacacacaaacaaacacaaacatacatatacacacacactgccattaCCATTGCGGTGCAGTCCTCCGAGCAGCTGGCCAGGATGTTGTCGTCATGAGGGCACCAGTCAATATCAAGGACAGGTCCGGAGTGGCCGACCACCAGCGGGTAGTTCTTATCCACACGGCCTGTCtgcaacacacagcaacagtgaCACACAGGAGTGAGTTAGgactgtgtgtttacacaaTGACCTACCATTAATATTCATCCAGCAGCATCTCAGTGATGTTACTTCAATGTTCAGTGTGAAACAAGACCAGTCAAGTTTATTCTTGGGTTTCAAAACTGTCTCACCCTAaagtccatttagtagctgttcctcagcttttgatcatatcacacATCCTCTTCCTGAACAGAGAAGATTATTATGGAACTTATACAACCCTTAAAAAGGGTTCCTCTATAAGAGAGGCTGTAAGATAGTACATACTTTAGCAGTGCCCTGTTTTGGGTGAACttggaaatattttcagttcagtttggttaaagatacaaaaatattaatgttaGTAGTCTGACATTATAAAAACTGATAACTAATGACCAGTCTAATTAATTGGATCTCTTGCGTAAACAAGACCAAATGTGGCAGTCAAAACCTTCAACATGCAACAAAAAcccttcaaaataaactttcagCATCATGGTGGACTTCCAGACCACGGATTAAACCAGACATTTTATATGATGCAAACTAAAACGTCACTTCCAGGTTATTACATTTTCCCTGTTCTTAttgtgtgaacatgtgtatAACTTTTGAGATatctctccctccacacacacacacacacacaccaaaatcaCACCCCGAGAGAGGTGTATTTATAGCTGAGCGACGAGGCGTTGAAAGGGGAGTTTTTCTTGTGGCCTGTTGGGGACCCAGAGGGGGgagatggaggatggagagcACGTTGGTGTGTATTAATAGCTTGTCTGTTCACCATGACTCCAGTACATAATCACGTCCACTTCCCAGTGTCTCTGAAAAACTGTGCGTTACTCTGTCTTCTTGCTCTTGATCCGCTGATTAATCCCATCATTAATGACGCTGTTACACCCATTATAACACTAGCATAACTCTCATCTGGGCTAAAgttatttaaaacataaagtaCACACATTATTTACAGGATCCTTATACCATCATCATATATCATATTATCAAAATTTTTCAAAAACTACAGAATTTTTTCTGACAGAGGACAATTAACGTCTGCTGGACTGTGACTGGCAGTTGGAGTTAGCAGCCCCGGCTCAAAATGAAACCTGCTGAGTGGAGGTATCTCACAGGGCAGGTCAGCTAAATTGTTGCACCCTTGGCTAATTACAGCGGCGTCAGCAGCTATTTGGAAAGTTCCACCTTGAGTTGTAATCTGCAGCTGACTGGACACATTATAAAACAGGCCACAAAAATGAACAGTGCTTTGAACAtgtaataaataacattttattgcaGTATTACTGGATCAGCTTCTGGAGTTGCACATCTCCTAACATGATAATGGACTAGAATATTTCTCTCTCCACATCAAAATACTGGCACAAGTTTAGTTTTGTCTTTCTGGTgtccatcatttattttaaggCGATGTTGTTATCATCATGCGGCATGATGAACTTTAACACCACACTGAAGcattgcagctttaaatgtcTGGTCTGTCTTGACCTGTTGCTTTTCCTgtcactgtatttctgtttcagcaaTTATGGTGTCCTTCCCAAGACCCAGGGCAAATATTATGTTGTCTGCTAAAGCCAAGCTATTGCATGAAAATaagtgttattttattattattgttattgttattattattattattattattattattattattctgaaAAGCAGCTGTCTTTTTGACAGAATTACAACTTAAAACTTTACATTTACCTTATGGTGCCAACCTCAGAAGATGAGACATAAGCTTTTCCTGTGAAACAGAAATTATTTGACCCCAGCAAAGAGCTTTGGGAATCCTTTTCATACTCTCCCCTTTACAGTCTGCTGATTATGTCACGCGACATTGATTCTGTTATAGCTACTTATAGCTGAACATTACAGAGCATGCAGTTACTGAGACTAGTCTCTATACAGGTTTAATGCTTAGTCAAGAAATCTGAAACCATCATATATTTCCCTT
The DNA window shown above is from Lates calcarifer isolate ASB-BC8 linkage group LG20, TLL_Latcal_v3, whole genome shotgun sequence and carries:
- the coro6 gene encoding coronin-6; amino-acid sequence: MSRSIVRQSKFRHVFGQGVKAEQGYDDIRVSKVTWDSSFCAVNPKFLAVIVESSGGGAFLVLPLSKTGRVDKNYPLVVGHSGPVLDIDWCPHDDNILASCSEDCTAMVWQIPDHALTRPLSDPIVVLEGHSKRVGIVTWHPTARNILLTAGSDNLIIIWNVGTGEPLISMDDHPDLIYSISWNRNGSLFCTTCKDRRLRVCDPRKREVVAERLAPHEGIRPMRAIFTRDGNIFTTGFTRMSQRELGLWDPTNFEEPIALLELDTSNGVLLPYYDADANMVYLCGKGDSSVRYFEITEEPPYVHYLNTFSSKEPQRGMGFMPKRGVDVSKCEIARLYKLLDKKCEPITMTVPRKSDLFQDDLYPDTAGPEPAMEAEEWLDGRDEDPILVSMREGYVPPKSRELKVAKKNVLESRPTTRRSMSTLDTNSLPPQLLERLLEEIQNLKATVLSQEKRICDLENKLSQYTNGTA